The Xiphophorus maculatus strain JP 163 A chromosome 7, X_maculatus-5.0-male, whole genome shotgun sequence region CGGGGTCACCAGTACCCTCGTTGACTGGGAGGGCTACGGTCCTGAGGAGCGCTCTTGGGTCCCCCGCTCCTTTATCCTTGACCCCTCCCTTATTAGTGATTTTGCCGCCTCTCagccttcctcctcttctcgtCCGTCAGGTGACGTccgttgaggggggggtactgttaGGTTGGggttctttttcctgttttattttgttttcttttcctcttctgtCCTGGGTTTTTTCTGGAAAGCTGCGTTTCCTTTTACAGCCATGAGATGTCACCAGTGAGCGGAGCCCCTGGAGAAGTGTGGCGGCCAACCTGTAGACGCACCTGTGTCTAATTTTCGAGAGCTGCGGAGGTGCTTCATAAGGACAGCCTAGCTGACACTCCAGTGCCTGAGTGTTTGCCTTCACTGGTAGACGTTTTTCTTAGGAAGAAGCCTTCTATGATCGCTCCCTGTGTTCTGATCGCTCCTTGTGTTCTCCCCGTCAGATTTCCTTGTGATCGCCCTGTGACTCCTGGATGTGGACAAGCGCTCCCCCCTGGATTTCCTTGTGTTCCTCACGACGCCATTGGTATTACCAATCGGTTGCCTTCCTCCGTGCACTTACCTCCCTGGTCCCTCCCCGTGGATCCTCTGTGCCTCGCCATCGGCTGAGCCTGCCAGCGTTTCATGTTCCGGGAGCTAACTGTCGAAGCCCCGCTCGGAAGTCAACTCACTCTGCTCTCCAGCTGCAAGGCTTACCTGCTCGCTCTCCGACGGTAACTCACTTCTCCAGCCGCCACCATTGACAATACTACCTCCGCATTCAAGTAAGCATCCTACGAAAGATTCTCAGAATTATTCCATTTGACCCATCCCGTGTCTCACTCCGCTTTTTCTCATATACAGTCTGACGACCAGTTTCCTCCAGTCCCAGGTTCCAGAACTATTTCCCCTGACCCCTCTTCCtttcaccaaaataaatattattgttgtttcatATCGCTCCTCTTGGTGTGTTCTTGCATGTGGGTAACCCGGCTATCACCCATCATGACATCCTGATTAATTCACATCGACTTTGATGGAACTCACTTTGACTTTTCCTCCTGTCGCTTGTCTAAATAACATAGTTCTCTATAAACTCACCCAGTTTACTGGCTGTTTCTCTGACCTCCTTCATCTTCTGCAGAACTGAATCCTTAATCTCTGGAGCGTTGGCAGACATCACACAGACCAGGACATGAACCTTGTCATTAAGTGAGGGATTTGGGTTGTAACCAAAATCGTCTTTAGTCAGTGGGCCTACTGGgttaaactgcaaaaaaaaaaaaaaagacagaaaaagcaaaatgagacatgaaattttaaaatcaaaacaaaatatctatatttttttggATGAACTAATATCCTTCAGATATTTGCAAATCTTACAACATCTGAGAGGGGAGCAGCTCCTGTTACGTATCCTAATATTCAAGCAGCAGGGGAATGTGCTAAAATACACCAGAAGGACTCCTTTGTCAGCAATGTTTTTCAGCAGACCCACTGCTTCATCGTGCAGAGGGGACATCCGACTTAATTCAGAGATCCAATACACAGCATAATCTTTATTGTAGGAGTACATGCTGCATGTTTACTTGGAGGTGACGATAATCCATCTTTTTATCCAAGGGATATAAATGAGCAGGAAAAGGTGCTATAGCTAATTCCTGCTGATCAAAACAAGCACTGGATTTTTTGTGTCCTCACTCAGTCGGCTTTAGCAACTTTGGCCTCTCAAGCCATGCCCCCTTCATCCTTACCAAACAGTGTATTATCTTCCAAACATTGCAAATTACAAGTTATTCATGTCTCCTTTGAAACTAGACAAATACCTGCTGGTAGAGCATAGAGCCCAAATGGACAaagtgcagctgctgcagagatCCAAACAACTATTAAGCATCTAATGTTAGGATATGTTCGCTAAATTTTAAAACCTAATTTCAGAAAGCAACTTAAGGGTGTTTTAACACCTTGTAGTCCAGTAGACTCATTTTTTTTGGAGACCAAAACTGTTTGCTACATTATCAGCTGGTACATTTTGCTTTCACGCTGCACTGTGTTATATGTACCAGACTCTTTGAGAAACTTGCTCACCCCCTCACcttggcgctgcaccaagagccACTGAAGCAAACGACACAAAAACATGTGaggaagacactgagcacaacttcttTCTTtataacatgtaaacaaaaatggaatggagtcagattttagtggctgTTGGATTTCACTTTTGTCTATGAACCATTTCTCCCACTAACGCTAGACTTGTGAGTtggttttgattgtatttacccagaatgctctgtgTTCTGGGTACCTCCTAATCTTATGCAAGTTATCATGGAACCAGGTAAAGAGGATTTGCATGCAGATCATATAACTATAGTGCAGGAGCAACAGTGTCCATATCTTGTCATTTTACCATAAAAGTTGACCAGCTTTCATGTTTGTCACCTGAAAGTGTCTTCCTGGAGATCCAGCATTAACAATAATTGGTCTGATCATCTGTagtttgttgaaatgtttgttattgttaacaacttgaaataaaaccagtaaCCTAACTGGTCCCAGCAGTGGGTTCTTTCACCTTGTGACCCTCCTTTACGTGTCCTTTCATAGCCAGTTTGATGTCGCTAGCATGAATCCCACTGTGGTTCCCTTCTTCCAGACCCATGACGTCGTTGAAAACCAGAGGAAGAAATGTCTTTGAAGTTCCTCGTCCTAGTTGGATTTTATAAGTTTCAtactgaaacacagagaaataacATGTAACACAATTCCTGCTGGAAACGGGAGAAAGTAAAGAGCAAATCTGGATCAGGGCTAATTGTTTGATCTCAGAAATCTAAAAGATAATCCATATTCATTATTCACATAGCAGTGGTCAAAATTTATGGCAAACAGCTGAAGAATCCCTAACTTCAGTttctcagaagattaaagtactatttataaatgaattaaatcaatCTACAAGACCTTTTGGCTAAATAATTGACATCATATTACAATGTGATGCAGTCGTGCTCCTGTTGTGGAGAGAAACATCTTCACTCATTACTTTTATGGTGAAGCTTCTGTCGGAGGTGGTCGCACTGGTCAAAGCAGGAATGGACATTCGGCCTCGGAGGACGTTACTGACGGAGTTGATGAAACTGGATTTTCCGGCTCCAACATGTCCAAACATGAGGACTCGAAGATGCTTAATGTCTTCAATTTCAGGTTTGTACTCCTTCACATACTGAAgttccttctccttctctctgaGAACATAAAGTGGATATATGAATATAATGGTTGATTCAGAAAACTGCGTTTACTCATTGGTGTCATTGTACAGAGGGATTACATTCGCAATGAGcagttttattcagaaatcCAACTGGCTATGGTTTGtacttgtttatgtttttttaattcaaaaagaatcttatttttatatgcttttaaaattttgttctgtttctaaCAACAGTGTTAATAAGAATGAAAGCTTCGGCCTGAACATTGATACTAATCTGGCTGACATGCAATCTCTATTCTCTGATAACCTCTGATCGCTTTTATGGCATCTAAAGATGCCTCAGGATCAAGTTTTGTAGAGttataaaacacttttattagTTACTGCTTAACTACCATCTAATTATTGTCTATATTTGCTTGCTTGAATTGTCCCTCaaagatgaatatttattacCCAGAACACGTCTTTGTTCCAGATTCAGCTTCTTGATCTGATCCAGTTTCtctcttcattttgtttttattcattgtgCCTTTGAATCATAAACCAGGATCTTACACAATGAGTAATAACCTCTCCCCTGACTGATCAGCAACAATTTATCTCTCCTTGTACTTTCTGTTTGCtgtaatgtttttgattttagattttagcAGAATGAGAGACAAAGCAGCTGAACTAAACTGATTAATATTTATCAGTTTAAAAAGTCTCACAGTAAACTCACCCCCATTGCAGTTCCCTCCATGGTTTGTCCAGCACTGcatgaaaacattaattataattcttcaaaaacaattgaaaaccTTTCAGAAATGTGATTTGTTTACTTACATGGAGAAGCAGCCATTATATTTCCTCTGCAAAGACAAACAGTAATGTCATCATGTTCAgcctttcatttaatttctccTAAACATTTGCTTCAATCACAGATATTAGGTTTGTACTTACCAAGATGATTTGGACAGTGTAGCTCTGCAAAGGTCTCACAGtaaaatgctgcaaaatgtTTAACTCAACAGAAAAGGTAGATACAGACTAAAGGCAGTGAAagtgaacaataaataaatgaatgagctGTTTGGTCCTCAAAACATCCCACTGTCAGTTCTGTGGTGCAAAATGAAACCAGAAGCTTCCTTCCCTCCACATAAGAAACCTCTCCCCTTTTAGATTTATCACGTGATGACTGGAAACGCCTTCTCCTGACTGCAAccctttctctttttctttctttcttcacttcttatcttcttccttttttatttccttctctcctctcttttttctttcttttattcatttattcatgcaTTGAACCGATTGTAGGGATTAATTAAACATCAGCATGCTGgtttaaaactgatgttttcaatcctctgtttattattttctggTTACAtctaataaaaatccaaaattaaagatgaaaatattacattgatctgt contains the following coding sequences:
- the LOC102235716 gene encoding interferon-induced protein 44-like; translation: MAASPLLDKPWRELQWGEKEKELQYVKEYKPEIEDIKHLRVLMFGHVGAGKSSFINSVSNVLRGRMSIPALTSATTSDRSFTIKYETYKIQLGRGTSKTFLPLVFNDVMGLEEGNHSGIHASDIKLAMKGHVKEGHKFNPVGPLTKDDFGYNPNPSLNDKVHVLVCVMSANAPEIKDSVLQKMKEVRETASKLDIPQMAMMTHIDAACGEIEKDVKNVYRSKHLQKKMKDFSAAVGIPMNCIFPVKNYSEEINMKNDVDILILSALRKMVDFGDDFIEKHLN